The window TTTGAAATCTACCAGCGCGAGCGCACGTGTCTAAAGAGTTTCCACTGATTTGTCATATCCGGAGAAGCTAACCATGACCATACTAAAACAATACGTATGTTGACTGTGATCTGATCCTATATATCGAAgtgttataataataataatacaagtaAGACTTCTGTAATATGCCCGTTTTTACTACCTTTTTCCTGTATGACTGTGTATGTATACTCCTTACGATTTATTCTGTATAATTGTATGTCTCTCTTGTACCGAAATATTTGGTTTGAGTGAAAaaactgaacttgaacttgtaaAACATATCACTATGCCCTCATTGACATTATGAAGTTATGAATTCATATATATCATCTGTCATCTATTTCAGGGGATGGATCAAACCAGTTCTAACAACCACCAGTCAGGAAACATGGCCagtgatttttattcattttcaccTGAGAACACGACAAAAAAGAAGACAAAGGCTGTCCGGATCACGATTTGTGCCCAGGTGACGGGTGTGGCCCTGTTTTGTTTGGGGTTGGTAGTGGGGCTTCTCATAGGAATATACGGTTTTAATGGCGTCAACAAAAACGAGAGCGGTCATTCTAGTCCTACCCAGAGTAAAGTTGTTGGTCAGAATGAGAATAGACAGACAAAACCTGTAGATACGCATGATCACACACATAGTCACGGGTCACGGAAACCCCAAACTGTATCTCCACCCACACCGGGCTCTCATGGACACAGTCATTCACCCGTTGATTCTCATGGTCACGATCATGGTTCACTTGATTCTCATGGTCACAGTCACGGTCCACTCGATTCTCATGGCCATGGTCCAGTGGATACGCATGACCATGGTCATCATCACCCGCATCCGTCCTCGGAGAATATCCTGGACTCTCCAAACGTCGAAGCTACTCTGCCGAGCACGGACACTGGTCTCGGTAAAGAACCAGTATCGGCACCGGAAGATGAACTACACTGCACCCCGTGTAAGTGGACTCATCCTGTAGACGAAGTAACCAAACCAGAACTCTTCTCACCAATAAACTCGACTGAGATGGTTAAAGCCCGAGACGCCCTATACCGAGCTGGAATAATAACAGTAAAACCTGGCCAGGAGTTAGCATTTAACGAGTCGTATGTCCAATCCATGTACTTATTTCCACCTGAAAAAGTGAAGGCACTAGCGTACCTAGATCATGACGGACCCTTTCCCGGTCGCTATGTTACAGCAATGGTTGTTGAGGGGGCAAAGAAAGAGCCACAActtatgaaatacaaaataggaCCATTGGAAGGGGATGTAGAAAACATGATGATTTCTCCCTTACTGAAACCCAATGAGGTGCCATTCAGTAACCGCCCCTATGACACTGTAGAGACACGAGAGGTTATTCTTACAGTGATGTCCGAACTATACCGCATCAATTCAATGATGGAGGAATGCTTTGATTCTAGAACTCCCTACAAAGATATGAGCGTCATGCCTAATGGTCCCTTCATGCACAACAATGAGCGCACCAGCCGATGGACGGCAGGGCTGAGGGGACTCGGAGACAAAGATTTTGACTTTTTGAACGTTCTTCCACTGAACGGATTAATCTATCATGGCGGACAAGATCCATCAAAATGGCGAGTGTACGATATATTCTATTTGAACCAAGGTCCTTTTGATTCCGTGAATGAGTTATACGAAGCGTACAATTCTTCGCAATTGGTTGTGGTTCATTATCCCGAAGGCACAAGAGAATGGATAAAAAGAAACACATTCCCGAAACGAGATCTATATCAACCAATTCGCCCACACTCTGGAAGACTCGGCGCAAATACTGTTGAACCTACAGGACCTCGATATCGACTAAAGGGCCACACCATCTCGTGGCTTGGGTGGGAGTTCTCCGTTACCACATCTCAGCACAGGGGTCCTGCAGTGTTTAACGTGAAGTTCAAAGGGGAGAGGGTAGTGTACGAAAACGCCCTGAACGATATTGGATTACTGTACTCTGCCGACGGATCCGGACAAGACAGCATTTTTTACACCGATTCTACTTTTGGTTTAGGAGAGTCCAAAACGGCTATTTCGGACATTGATTGCCCTGCTCATGCCTCCTACATCAAAAGTGTCATGTGGAGCCCCACGGCCATGAGGGGCTCAGAACTTCTGACAATATGTATATTTGAAGTGGATGCGCAAGAACCATTGTATCGTCATAAAGGTGATGACATTGAAGTGGGCATGCGCAATCGATACTTAGTAGCGAGATACCCTACCCAACTTGGCAATTATGACTACTTAATTGATTTTCAGTTCCATATGGATGGTAAAATCGTGACTACTGCAACGGCTACAGGCTTCATTCAAGCATCTTATTATTACATTAATAGTCAGTTCGTGAACCCCAATAACCCAGGGCAGACTCCGTTTGGATACAAAGTTTCCAATGACATTATAGGACCAATCCACGACCACACGTTTGCTTTCAAAGTAGATCTCGATGTTGTAAGTGAAGAAAATGACTTTCAGCTTATTCATTGGAAATATGGAAACATAATGGACGCACTCAAGACTGTGAAGAAGGAAAATATAACATTTCCAGGTTATTTCTTCCACAACCAAACCCGGTATGTTGAATGGGAGCACGTGAAAAACGAAAGGGCGCTGAACATCGACTCAAAAAATCCCAAATTCTGGACTTTCGTGAACAATAACAAACTCAATTCTTGGGGAGTGAGTAGAGGTTACCGCTTGGTGCCTATGCACTCGGGAACTCAGAATATTCAGGATGACCATCCGGAGGCTCAGCACCTATCATTTACACAACACCACCTAACAGTAACGAAGAGAAAGGAAAACGAACAGTACGTGAAACCAATCTATAACCCAGGGAACACGAAAGATCCCGAGCCTTCCCGAAAGTATGTGGAAAGCATGGTGGACGGAGAATCCATAGAAAATACTGATATTGTCGCCTGGGTGGCCTTGGGGTTCCTCCATATTCCTACCGCAGAAGACGTTCCCATGACGACTAAAGTCACATCCGGGTTTACTTTAAAGCCTTTTAACTTTTTTGATAAGACGGCTGTGTTTGATATACCGTCTCATGCAGTGGGagttaataaaacaaagtatgaCGAGGAGCCGGCGGAGCTTCCGTGTCAGTTCATACCCTACAGCGTGCAAGGATGATCTGTGTAATCAATGGTGCTCAAACAGCGTGCAAGactaatatctacatgtatataatcattGGTGCTCACACAGCGTGCATCAAGACTGATGTCTATGTAACCTTTGGTGCCTAAACAGCGTGCAAGGCGTATTAGGCTTGTCTGTATGATCTTTGGTAAGCACATAGCGTGCAAGGCGTGTAAGACTGATATTTGTGATATACTGGTGCTCATAGAACGCCCAGTATTGATTCGTGTACCTGTTTAACTACATTGTATAATTGGTGCTCACCTTTAAGGATGTAAACAGTATAATATTTCACTGGATGACAGGAGAGGGAAATATCCTCTACATAAACCCTCATGTATCTTTTgtatgaaatttataattgaaGTACATATACATCTTTTGAATcttcatattttcttaattaagtGATGTCTTTTTTAAGTTAGTTCGTATTGATTGAAACCATCTCAATCGTTGTAAGTTGTTATCAGTTAGTTTATCTcggtttaaatttttgttttgcaatCGTTCAAGAGTACATAATTAACTATGCAGTTCAAACGACATGATAACATTAAGGAAGAGCCTAACTAATTCCTACACAAGATTCATGCAGCACACATGCGTCATTGAACAGGTACAACATAACAGTTCGCCATTGTTTGGTTTTGTGGTGTAGCCAAATAATGGTAAAACAGTTATCTGTCTGgctaaattaaaatttcaaggtGATTGATGATTTATTTAATCCATATGCAGTGCTTATTTTGTTTGGTAATTTGTCTTATAATGATCTCATTAGATGTTCTGATtgaatgttatttaaaattgtaCTGTTTATCATCtcaactgtaaaataaaaaaataaacacatatgTATATAATGCTTTGGTCTAAACCGTGCATGTTTCAGACCTTAAAAAACTTTGTGTGTTAAATTAAACCTACATCTTACGTCACAAAGCATTGCATCCaaaataaaactgaataaaaaatcataatttctcATTTTGTATATAATCCGAGGATGGGTGATGAACTGTTGTTGTATTGGTATAATTGCAAACTGACAAGTACTTGAATATTTTGGAcacaaaataatgcataaatatatttatactgtATATAAACTTTAATCGAAACATTCAACttttagataattttattttgcattaaacAGGGGGAAAAAGGTCAGTTTCCAGCAAGTGTGAACATCGTTACCGTGACAACAAGAGGCGCCATCGCGTAAGGCAACAAATCCAGGAAGTGTTAAAGGTCAATTTTACATGCATTTGATGTTAGAAAATGCCGCCTGTTTTGTTGAGATAATTTCTATTTAGAAAACCAGCGATGCGCAAGTTTACCATTAACCTTGTAGTATATGTATGTTTTAAGATTGAATTTACACTCCCCCCCCCTTTGCTCTTgattattttgttgtaaattgCACGAAAATAATGCAAAGGTGTTGAATGATTACTTTTCTGACAACTGTTAGCTTTGTTTAATCACTTCTGAGACTTGAAATTGTTTCATGTACACTATTTCACTATTAATTTGCAATAATCGGGGTTTACTAAGTATTAAATGTACTGTAtaagggttattttcgccccgtttAATTCTCGCCCTTCTACATTTGCGAACAGTTTCACACCGTCATGAATTCGCCTGGAGACAGAAAGGTGGTTAAAGAGAAATGATATTAGACAGTGGAAATCGCCCAGTCTTagattgacaaaaataaaacaggtgaaattattttcctgtattatattattatttacaatctATTGACACCTCAAATACTAGGCTCTTTATCAAATCTTTATCAAACCagaaatttcataattttgttcGCTTACTTCTACACGCGTAcgtcattaaaaataaaatcttcgaAGAACTGAAATTACTGATGCGTCGGCCCCTGTATAAAAACATTGTTAACATAGTTACTGTACTATATGCATGCATTATTTGAACttatcttgctttttcttcCTCTcttcataaaacataattttgcaaCACTGCATATGTACCGAGAAAATATAAATGCACTTACATTGAACAAACAGACGAAGACTGATTATAAAAGCCAGCGCTGACCATGAAACTAGcattttgcccccccccccccctttccaccCGATGATCTGAAGTGTAAAGAGATAATTGTgatgtctataaatatctttatttcagATATtactatttacaaaatataaagtGGCTAAAATAGATGGATTTACTCCCCTTCCCCTTTTTGAAACTTGTTTTATTATACGGGTATAGAACAGGTCTATGCCAAAAACTGATGTCCATGTATAAAAAGATCTTACTAAAATTGTACTTTactttgaagaaattttgttaaactttgtCTTGTCTTCTCAATAAAGGATTCACAGCGATTTTAATTAATTGTAACTTGAAGTTCAATGTATAACTCTTGCTATGCATATTTTAGGCTAAGAAGTGACCTTTAACAGATGTTTCATGTTAAAAGATTTCAGAGAAGAAAGCCACATCAATTACTTTAACGAAGCTACATGTTAACCTGCGGCATTTTTATGatacagaattttaaaaataggcACATGACAAAATAAAATCCAATACGTATTGTCACGAGGGATAATATATGACGCGCGCAGTCTAGAGTTATCGCGCTTTACGAAACACTAACCTAGAGAGATGTTGACACTTTTTTTAGCATCAGATTGGATATTTATATCACAATTATATTTTATGCACATTTTCTTACgctgtttgaagaaaaaaaaccccataaaccAGAGTAGATttttatgttgtaaattttcaatttactgagTAGTTGTAAATTCCGGAAAAGTACTTGGTATCTACTGTAAGTCATAAATTCAATCGATTggaaaacataaatattatCTGACGAGCACTTCCCGGTATATATTCACACTTCCTAATTGCATGTACAATGATACgaaatatacatttcaatacATCTCAGTTGCACCTACGAATTCTGTCCATTACTTTGTGTGTGTTGAtattctttctttgttttattttgtgttttttttattagttggACTCAACTGAAGACTAAAATAGTAAGCATTTCTGCACAAAAAGAAGAGATGTGTGATTGTTCGTCCATATCTCTAGAACTTGTGTACTGGAGGTTTACAGCCAAACCTGCACACGAAGTATACTCTTCGGAGAATGATTTTCAAGCTGACCCCAATGAAAAGGTAGACTCATCTCAAGGAGAGCTAGTTAAGTTTAATGTCCATTTATACATGTGTAATGGTATACACAAAAGACTATTCGGACACAGATAAAATGCTAGGGACAATTTTACgaaaaaatatgctgtttttttcttgttaaaatAAGGCAATGTAAGTTCTGAGttgaacatttcattttcaaatttaaaattaacacCTAAAATGCCCCCTTGTGGCCGAGAGAGAACACTGGTTGGGGTCCAGATATCATTGAGAAAGACAGACTCCTCGAATAAAAATGAAGGCTGTTATATGTGAAATAAGCACACAGAGGCATTTCACTGAAACTAGTCAacacaattttcattttaaagggCCGTTTTAGGCTCAGATCATATGTAGTCCTTTATGTAGACGAAGTTTACTAGACCAAAAGTATTACTacgaagaagaagaagaagaaaatgaacaagatAGTATGAAGaatcttaaaaagaaaatttacttgccatgtttttgttaaatatgcatacatgtacgagggtcaataaaaaaatacgaagacttttgtcatagctatgttacttaacgtgtATGTACACATAGCTAGACATGTTCTCGTATATCTGTGTtacatgaaaaactaaaagtATGTCTTAtagtttaagaaatattttattcaaaaatatacatataagtatataaatgaatcaggattgaacagcaggcaaaaATAGCCTATATTAGTTCTCTCCGTCTGAGATCAaggtaaaaatatctataatacTAATAGTATATACTAAAAGTATGTCTTGTGAAGAAGAAGATGATGTTATGGAGAAGCTTGAATATAATTTACTTGTCATATATGTCcgtttaaattatgaaataattaatgtttgtgtttgataaATATGCATATGAGTGCATATAGCTAGATATATTCTGGTGTTGTCTGTCTTTAATCCAGTAAAGCTCGTTTTATTAAGGCTGTGGTATCTTTTTCTCGTCGTTGTCTAGTTCAACAGTTCGCGATGGCATCGATCTTCGTAGAACCTTTTCAACCTTTTTTTTAACCcgtgtaaaaacattttttgatgaACGTAAACCTCCTAGATATTTGAGGTTCTTATATTTTGTCATGATTAACCTGACTACGTGACACTTGGGTGTGTTACACCCTAGCAACTATTAAACAAATACGATACCTACCCCAAAACAtcacaaaatgatattttaatcattGCAATCCATATATATATTAACGTTGCCGAGAAAAACGAAAATTTTCTAATTTAGTTTGGATCACAACTGTAAAAGCATAAAGAGACAAATCTGTCAAATAATTTTATCGCGTATTATaggtaataaaatcaaaaagtggGCCCACTGTCTAAACAAAGACTCGTATCAAGGGTGCAAAAAAGTTTATCACCGGTTAAACTCAATCAAAATTGGTAGTTCATATTTTTGGAGACCacttgttaatatttttaaatagaacGAAAACATTTTAGATCGAAATCCCCTGCTCATTCATACAGAAAAGATGAAAGAAAACTGAAGAATTCACAATTGCGAttattattttgtcacataTCTGTGGCGTTAGAACTTTATTGTTATGAATTCATTAGTGTATAGTTGAAAGTGCTTACAGAGTGTATGATAAATGGTAAGGGCACTTGATTCAAAATATGGCttgtatttctttatttttgtttgccAACGGAGTTACTCCCTGACGCAAATCTAGTAGCTCggaacaaaaagaaaagaagaattatatgcatgtacgtatttaaattgcattaaagTGTACaacctttatttatttgtaaaaatccAACTATTGTACGgccattacatgtattttaatgccGAAATGCAATGAAGTCAGAATGAATACTGGCGTTTAAATGCAATTATTTCGACAGAACAGAGTAAAAGAACATGTGTTGGGAGTTTCTGCATGTCATGGcttcattatttatttgaacaaaatgaaactaatgaattaaataatatacaaaacTATGATGAAGTCAATAATTAGGTTAATAAGTCAATAGTAATGTTTATAAGTCAATGATAAATAATATTGAACTGACGTTGTTTATGATAAATGATTTTACCAGGAACAAAACTGTAATATATAGTATTacaatgttaaaatattgagAACTGAAACACTCAGTAAATTTGATGTGTCAATATGAATTGTAGAGCCCGCGAAGTGATGATAAGTTTTGGAATTGCGTATCGTACGTGACCGTTATTAAGGATTCCGAGATGGAAATAGAGGAGTAGATTTATTGCTTGTAACAGTAATCTCGCTGGGCCGAAATGAGGCGAAAAGGCTAATTGAAATGCAGATGAAAAGAATACGACTTCGTTTTTTATTTGGCAGGcttgtgatttttttcacatataAATAAGAATTCGTGGAGGTAATAAATAGTGTTATCATTGCCCGCTCTTCTAGAAACCTGACAACGAAGAAGAGtatagaaaatgttcaaaagttgGGCAAGCGAAAAGAAAAaccattcttaggattcattaAGCCAAGATGTTGCAGTATAAATAAGGGATAATCAACCAGCCATATTTAAAGGTTGTGAATATCAATTTGGGAATTGTTTAGGTCTCAACTATTTCTGTCTAGGGAGTTGTGGCCTTACAAACTGTTCATTACAATATTCAACATGTGACCAGAAAAATAATTGAATCGGAATATCCTGGTAATACTGTAGACTTGAAAAACATTAcgatgtttttaatttaactaTGTTCATGATCATAAAAGTTTCCGTGAACATTAAGCCACTGTGAATATTGAGCTGTGCATTCACCATCTCCGTGTAGGCCGCTATTCAAATGCTTTTCTGAGACCGCCATTACAGTTGCTTTTGTTAGAGATGCATTTGTGCATAAGCATAACCTAAGTTACCACTTGCGTATCGATATCAAAGcacttttaaaatcagttaaaaaTAGCAAGCATGAGTATTATGTGTATGTTATAACTGAAGTAAAACTAATTATAACGGAAGATTCGTTTCTGATTCATTTACCCGCTCACTTATGATCTCAGACATATCCTTTGGACAAAGACTCATGTACAAGCATGTTGTCTGCGATAGGCAGTCATAATGAGCAGTTCACTTTTAAGATTAATGGATTGTAAAGTTGTACTGTTTTTGAACAGATAACGTTACCCCTACTTTTCAggccaaaaatatcaaatgcgcattatatatcaaatgcatattaattttaatcgacaaaatacttaaataattcTTTTCATATCACTTACCGCGAAAAATACTAActgtactttatttaaaaatttgcatgtttattaatcgtctttttttttttaatcgggaTTAACTTTTCTATGACAGAGAAATCGATTATCCGTGAAATTAAAACACTGTGAAAGCTTGCAAATCTTTACATTGTGTCCTAAATACCTACAAAGATTTTCGAAATTCCGTCCAACGGTTTACGAGGAGTTGCgcttacaaaagaaaaacaataatgaatgaCTGACTGACTGACGGACTGCCTGACTGTGGGAGTGACTGATGAACTGGGGACTGACTGATGACTGACTCACTGACTGACTTACTGACTGACCGACGGAGTGACTTACTGACTGATGGACTTACTAACCGACTGACAAATTGACTGAATGAATAACGGACTGACGGGGTGAATAAATTACTtactgactgactgactgatGACTGACTAATGACTAGCTGATGAACTGAGTTACTGACTAATGGACTGACGGACTGACTAATGGACTGACGGACTGACTGATGACAGACTGACTGACTGACCGACCGACAGACTGACCTACTGACTGATGGACTGACTGACGGACTTATATATGGACTGAATGACTGACAGtctgacggacggacggacagactaATGGACTTACTGACCGATGGACGGACTGATTGATGGACCTAACGACCAACCGATGGACGGACCAGTCAAAAATATTA is drawn from Crassostrea angulata isolate pt1a10 chromosome 5, ASM2561291v2, whole genome shotgun sequence and contains these coding sequences:
- the LOC128185606 gene encoding amiloride-sensitive amine oxidase [copper-containing]-like, which encodes MDQTSSNNHQSGNMASDFYSFSPENTTKKKTKAVRITICAQVTGVALFCLGLVVGLLIGIYGFNGVNKNESGHSSPTQSKVVGQNENRQTKPVDTHDHTHSHGSRKPQTVSPPTPGSHGHSHSPVDSHGHDHGSLDSHGHSHGPLDSHGHGPVDTHDHGHHHPHPSSENILDSPNVEATLPSTDTGLGKEPVSAPEDELHCTPCKWTHPVDEVTKPELFSPINSTEMVKARDALYRAGIITVKPGQELAFNESYVQSMYLFPPEKVKALAYLDHDGPFPGRYVTAMVVEGAKKEPQLMKYKIGPLEGDVENMMISPLLKPNEVPFSNRPYDTVETREVILTVMSELYRINSMMEECFDSRTPYKDMSVMPNGPFMHNNERTSRWTAGLRGLGDKDFDFLNVLPLNGLIYHGGQDPSKWRVYDIFYLNQGPFDSVNELYEAYNSSQLVVVHYPEGTREWIKRNTFPKRDLYQPIRPHSGRLGANTVEPTGPRYRLKGHTISWLGWEFSVTTSQHRGPAVFNVKFKGERVVYENALNDIGLLYSADGSGQDSIFYTDSTFGLGESKTAISDIDCPAHASYIKSVMWSPTAMRGSELLTICIFEVDAQEPLYRHKGDDIEVGMRNRYLVARYPTQLGNYDYLIDFQFHMDGKIVTTATATGFIQASYYYINSQFVNPNNPGQTPFGYKVSNDIIGPIHDHTFAFKVDLDVVSEENDFQLIHWKYGNIMDALKTVKKENITFPGYFFHNQTRYVEWEHVKNERALNIDSKNPKFWTFVNNNKLNSWGVSRGYRLVPMHSGTQNIQDDHPEAQHLSFTQHHLTVTKRKENEQYVKPIYNPGNTKDPEPSRKYVESMVDGESIENTDIVAWVALGFLHIPTAEDVPMTTKVTSGFTLKPFNFFDKTAVFDIPSHAVGVNKTKYDEEPAELPCQFIPYSVQG